A genomic segment from Acuticoccus sediminis encodes:
- a CDS encoding FAD binding domain-containing protein, giving the protein MRPFAYIRPASLAEAVLAMAEAEPSSDAILVGGTTLIDLMKLDVMQPSRLVDLRALEAELGHVRAGPEGLRLGAFARMADVAADPAVVADYPVIAQSLALAASAQLRNMAKLGGNVLQRTRCAYFRDPSWAACNKRVPGSGCAAREGANRTHAVLGTSEHCIATYPGDLAQALIALDADVVVAGRHGARTVPFAALHRLPGSTPDRETSLEPGEIIAEFVVPARSWTWRSLYLKVRDRQSYEFAVASAAVALDLDGDTVRDVRIALGGVATVPWRAHEAETALKGGALSQGAMQAAARIAFADARPHSHNAFKIALGEATLVRALREAAMMEPRP; this is encoded by the coding sequence ATGCGTCCGTTCGCGTACATCCGCCCGGCGTCGCTGGCCGAGGCCGTCCTCGCCATGGCCGAGGCCGAGCCCTCGTCCGATGCCATCCTCGTCGGCGGCACCACACTCATCGACCTCATGAAGCTCGACGTCATGCAGCCGAGCCGCCTCGTCGATCTGAGGGCGCTGGAAGCAGAGCTGGGGCACGTTCGCGCCGGCCCGGAAGGGCTGCGCCTCGGTGCCTTCGCCAGGATGGCCGACGTCGCCGCCGACCCCGCCGTCGTTGCCGACTACCCCGTGATCGCGCAGTCGCTGGCACTGGCGGCGAGCGCGCAATTGCGCAACATGGCCAAACTGGGCGGCAACGTCCTGCAGCGGACGCGCTGCGCCTATTTCCGCGACCCCTCCTGGGCGGCCTGCAACAAGCGCGTGCCCGGCAGCGGGTGCGCGGCTCGCGAGGGCGCCAACCGGACGCACGCCGTTCTTGGCACGAGCGAGCATTGCATCGCGACCTATCCGGGAGACCTCGCGCAGGCGCTGATCGCGCTCGACGCCGATGTCGTCGTCGCCGGCCGGCATGGCGCCCGCACCGTTCCGTTCGCCGCGCTGCACCGGCTGCCCGGTTCGACACCTGATCGGGAGACGAGCCTGGAGCCCGGCGAGATCATCGCCGAGTTCGTCGTTCCGGCCCGGTCGTGGACGTGGCGGTCGCTGTACCTGAAGGTCCGCGACCGGCAGAGCTACGAGTTCGCGGTCGCGTCCGCCGCGGTGGCGCTGGACCTCGACGGCGATACGGTGCGCGACGTGCGGATCGCGCTGGGCGGCGTCGCGACCGTCCCGTGGCGGGCGCACGAGGCCGAGACGGCCCTCAAGGGCGGCGCGCTCTCGCAAGGCGCCATGCAAGCGGCGGCCCGAATCGCGTTCGCCGATGCGCGGCCGCACTCTCACAACGCCTTCAAGATCGCCCTCGGCGAGGCGACGCTCGTCCGCGCCCTGCGCGAGGCAGCCATGATGGAGCCCCGGCCATGA
- a CDS encoding (2Fe-2S)-binding protein codes for MKRTPRRPNYHEGRRQFLIGAAASSALPLVASDAAARTAPPPSTAETRDASETNLAVNGRMYRVEIDPRTTLLDALRDHLGLTGAKKGCDHGQCGACTVLVDGRRELSCLTLTVAVAGREVTTIEGLAGPDGTLHPMQQAFIDHDAFQCGYCTPGQILSAVGCVREGRAGTEDEIREAMSGNLCRCAAYPNIVRAVLEARDLVEG; via the coding sequence ATGAAGCGCACACCAAGACGCCCGAACTACCACGAAGGCCGCAGGCAATTCCTGATCGGGGCGGCGGCAAGCAGTGCATTGCCTCTCGTGGCGAGCGATGCGGCGGCCCGGACCGCTCCGCCGCCCTCGACGGCAGAGACGCGCGACGCCTCCGAAACCAACCTCGCCGTCAACGGGCGCATGTACCGGGTCGAGATCGACCCCCGCACCACCCTCCTCGATGCGCTGCGCGATCACCTCGGCCTCACCGGCGCCAAGAAGGGCTGCGACCACGGCCAGTGCGGGGCCTGCACGGTCCTCGTCGACGGTCGCCGGGAGCTGTCCTGCCTCACGCTTACGGTGGCGGTGGCGGGGCGCGAGGTCACCACCATCGAGGGGCTGGCGGGGCCGGACGGCACGCTGCACCCGATGCAGCAGGCGTTCATCGACCACGACGCCTTCCAGTGCGGCTACTGCACGCCGGGGCAGATCCTGTCCGCCGTCGGCTGCGTCCGGGAGGGGCGCGCGGGCACCGAGGACGAGATCCGCGAAGCCATGAGCGGCAACCTGTGCCGCTGCGCCGCCTATCCCAACATCGTGCGCGCGGTGCTCGAGGCCCGCGACCTGGTGGAGGGCTGA